AGGTGAGCCTTGGAGTTATAGGGGCTCCCAACAGGGGGCAGCTGGAAGAGGCTGCAATCCTCCAAGCCTGACTCAGCCCTACAGGCCCAGCACCACTCAGGATGCATAATCTGTAAGGGGGCACTCAGCTGCTGCCACTGACTCATCTctcatctccctccccccaacatacACGCTGGCCCATAACCCACCCCACTGCCACGGGAGAGATTTAAGCCATCTTACCCTTCCTTTCCATACACCTCTTCAGTGGCTGCGGCTGCGGTGACAGCCCCCACGATGCCCCCAATAAACCCTGGCATGGCATGTAGGTTGTGGATGCCGCAGGTGTCCTGGATGTGCAGCTTGGACTCCAGGAATGGCTGGAAggaatggaggagagagagagagaaagagagagattatttCCTCTCCCTAAGAGGCAAGAGACTAGAATTCCTCTGAGCAGCACTTACCATGAGGTAGACGAACCCAACGGTGGACACAATGCCACAGAGGAATCCAACGATGAGGGATCCGTATGGAGTCAGCATCATCTCCGCGCCGGTCCCCACAGCCACACCACCGGCCAGCGTTGCATTCTGGATATGAACCTGCGCAAATAACGCTCATGTCTTACCACTTTGGCTTTGGGACAAGAGAGTGTTAAACCCATTAGTGGCAACATTTCAAGCCAACCGAGGAGAAAAGCAGGGGAACTGGCTGAGAAAATGTTCCGAGAAAAAAATGAAGATCTGGGCCCATTTTCATTTGCATTGGGATTGGCTCCCTGCCCATCTCAAATTCCCAATGACTGGACTTGCCTGAAGCCAGAGATTTTTGACCACCAAAAGTTACATGAATGGGAGGAGATTGAAGATGAAATGTCAACAGCTGATGGGCTGGGGTATCATTTTCATGTAGTGGAAACAAAAAACTGCATACACACATGCGCATTGCTGCACAGATATGCCCAAAGTTTGGTGCTGGCACAAGCACAGCACTGTATGGGGCGTGCTGTCTCTCACATACACACGCATGTAACACCCAGAAAACACCGTATGGGCCCTGCTCTGACACACACGTCACTGTATGGGCCCCTCtccctcacaaacacacacatctaACACCATATGCTTGCATGACACCATAGAGTTCAACCCTGGAACATGCCCACCACCATGGGACCATTCCCACCGGCTCTGCAGCACAGGTATCTGCATGGCTCTGCTGTCCTATGGGTCCACCAGCACACAGGTGATCACACATATCTGCTCCTCCATTTGCCCAAGCATGCCCACACACCTGCTGATGCATGGATACCGCACATGACTTTCCTGCCAGAGCTTTGCAAATGATTCATCCCACTAACATGGCTCAAGCTGCTGTTGCATCCAGAGCTCCTAGCCTCAAAGGCTTTGCCTCTTCCGCACCCCATGAAATCCAGTGCACACTCAGCAAAGGAAGCAGCCCCCAATCAGACTGCCTGGCCCTTTAGTCATCCATAAGCCAGGAGAGGGCACAGCAGGCGTCTCCAGCCCGTGCTTACCATGTCGAGCTTGCCTTTCTTCTGCAGCAGGCTGGAGAAGGCCACGGTGGTGAGGACACAGGAGGCCAGCGAGCAGTAGGTGTTAATGGCGGCTCGGTGCTGCGCATCCCCGTGGTTTGAAACAGCTGAGTTAAAGCTGGGCCAGTACATCCACAGGTACAGGGTACCTgggagaggagaggcaggggTGGATCAGTGTGGGAAAGGcgtaggagggaggggaaggaaaacaGGGAGCAGCAAGAGGAAAGGGGGTTAAAAAGAAACCACAAGAGATGATAGTTATATGGAGGGGAGGCTAAAGCCGGCTgtgccccaaactcccagctctgcctccactgCCAACTCTTCCCTCTTCCCGAAACACTCCAACCAGGAACTCAAAGCTGCAATAGCACGTGGAGCCTTTCATTTCTAGGGCACCAATTCCAATCGGACCCCAGGCTGCGGGGACTggcgggctctggggtgtctgGGAATGGCACATGGAGCCTCTCACCTCACAGCAACATTTCCAGTCGGACCCCAGGCTGGGGGGACTGGGGGTTCTGGGGTGTCTGGGAATGGGACATGGAGCCTCTCACCTCACAGCAGCATTTCCAGTCGGACCCCAGGCTGGGGGgattgggggctctggggtgtctgGGAATGGGACATGGAGCTTCTCACCTCACAGCAGCATTTCCAGTAGGACCCCAGGCTGGGGGGACTAGGGGCTCTGGGGTGTCTGGGAATGGGACATGGCTTTACAATTCTAAGGCACTAGTTCTAATCTTATCTGGCCCCTGAGGCGTGGGGGGAACTGGCCAGCTCTGGGGTGTCAGGATTGGGAAATGGGATACACAGTTTTTTCACCACTAGGGCACTGGCTCCAGTCTGGTTTCACACAGTCTGTGGGATGTAGGAGGGACCCAGCACAGCTTTCATGAAGTCTCCAAGTCCGCAGTTAACTCACCGATCATAGCAAAGAGGTCGGAGTGGTACACAGAGCCTTGCTTGTCTTTACTCTGTTCCAGGTTGGGCCGGTACAGAATTCTGGTCACTGTCAGGCCAAAATAGGCTCCAAAGGTATGAATGGTCATGGATCCACCAGCATCTTTAACCTGGGGACACAGAGCAGAGGAAAAGAAAATTCACATGTTGGGAGTATTCTGGCCAATCAACTGACCGTCTGTCCGTCCAGCCTATGCTGGGTCACTACAAGAGGGGAACAGAAATGCTCCTGGTCCCTCTGACTGGCAGGCAGAACACCTCAGCCACATGCTTCCAATTAGCCTCCTCTGTGGAAAAGG
The nucleotide sequence above comes from Mauremys reevesii isolate NIE-2019 linkage group 10, ASM1616193v1, whole genome shotgun sequence. Encoded proteins:
- the RHCG gene encoding ammonium transporter Rh type C isoform X2, producing the protein MIFVGFGFLMTFLQRYGFGAVGFNFLLAAFGIQWALLMQGWFHSFENGKILIGVENLINADFCVGSVCIAFGAILGKTSPVQLLILTLFQVTLFAVNEYILVSLLHVKDAGGSMTIHTFGAYFGLTVTRILYRPNLEQSKDKQGSVYHSDLFAMIGTLYLWMYWPSFNSAVSNHGDAQHRAAINTYCSLASCVLTTVAFSSLLQKKGKLDMVHIQNATLAGGVAVGTGAEMMLTPYGSLIVGFLCGIVSTVGFVYLMPFLESKLHIQDTCGIHNLHAMPGFIGGIVGAVTAAAATEEVYGKEGLISAFDFTGDYKDRTPSVQGGFQAAGIFVSLAMALAGGAIVGAILKMPFLGDPADENCFEDDVYWEVPEDEESSLYHVHDPTLKPVTS